The Actinomycetota bacterium DNA window GACCCCGAGCCAGGAGAGCAGACGCTCGGTGTGGTCCCGCGTCGGGACGCGTTCCACCACGGTCGTCTCGCCCTCAGCGCCGAGGCCCGCCAGCAGGACGGCCGACTTCACCTGCGCGCTGGCCACCTCCATCTCGACCTCGGCTCCCCGCAGGTCGCCTCCGGACACGAGGATCGGGGGGTGGGAGTCGCGGCTCAGCAGCTGGACGTCGGCGCCCAGCGCCCGCAGGGGGCGAGCCACCCGGTCCATCGGGCGGCGGCGCAGGGACACGTCTCCGTCCAGGACGCTCGGGTAAGGACGGCGGGCGGCCAGACCCGCGAGGAGCCGCATCGTCGTCCCGGAGTTGCCGCAATCCAGGGTGACCTCGGGGACCTCCCAGGCGTCGATGCCGGGGCTGTCGACCGCGCCGTCCGCCTCCGCCCGCACCCCCCACGCACCCAGGCACTCGCGGGTAGAGGCGATATCGGCCCCCGGGCCGAGGCCGCGCACCCGGCTCGTGCCGGCGGCGCAGGCCGCGAGCATGAGTGCCCGGTGGCTGATCGACTTGTCACCCGGCGGTCGCACCGAGCCCGAGAGCTGGACGCCCCCGCGCACGACCAGGCTGGTCATCGCTCCCCCATCCGGACGACGCGATGGCCGCGGGCTCGCAGGGCATCCTCCGCTCGCGAGGCCGCGCCCTCCCCGTCCACGACGAGCCGGACCGCGCCCGCGGCCGGCCCGTGCTCCATCCACAGGTCCTCGATGTTGATGCCCGCGTCCCCCAGCGCGGTGGTCACGTCGGCCAGCACCCCGGCCCGGTCCTGAACCGGGACGTCGAGGGTGATCGGCCGGGTCGGACCGCGGCCCCCCTTGGCCGGGAAGCGCGCCTTCGCCTCCCTGGCCCGGGAGAGCAGGCCGTCCAGCCGGTCGAAGTCCCGGTCGACCAGCGCCCCTCGGAGATCGGACAGCTCCTCCCAGAACGCCTCGAGCTCGGCCAGGAGCGCATCGCGGTTGGCGGCGAGGATGTCGCGCCATATGGAGGGGTTGCTACCCGCCGTGCGGGTGACGTCGCGGAACGTCCCTGCCGCGGCCGTGAAGACGCGCTCGTCCCCCGCCCGTCCGGCGAGCGATGCGAGGGCGGTGGCGAGGGCGTACGGGAGGTGGCTCACCAGCGCGACCAGACGGTCGTGCGCCGACGGGTCGAGGGCGAGCGTCCGGGCTCCCAGCTCGCCGATCAGCGTGTTGACGGTCCGGAAGGCGTCGGTATCGGTGCGCTCGGTCGGGGTGAGGAGCCACAGGGCGCCCTCGAACAGGTCCGCCCGCGCGGCCTCCACGCCCTCCCCCTCCGTCCCGGCCATGGGGTGGCCGCCCACGAACGGGAGCCGGGGGCCCAGTATCGCCTCGGCGCCGCCCACGATCGGACCCTTCGTCGACCCGACATCGGTCACGACCGTTCCACTCTGGGCGGAGGCGGCCACGAGCTCGACGGTCGGGACGATCTGCCCCACCGGGGTGGCGATCACGACGATGTCGGCCTCCGCGACGGCGCTCGCCAGGTCGGCCGCCTCGTCCACCGCACCCAGGTCCCGAGCCCGCTCGAGCGCCTCCGCCGACCGGTCCACCCCGACGACGGTGGCGCCGATGCGCCGGAGCGCGAGCCCGAGCGACCCCCCGATCAGACCCACCCCGACGACCGCGACCCGACGCCCCGCCATCAGGCGGGGTCCGGTGGGTCGAGGAGCCGGGAGGCGTCGTTGAGGTAGACGGGTTGCGGACGCCGCTCGGCGTAGCAGTGCACGAGCACCCGGATGCAGCGTGGGACGGCGAGGCTGCTGGTGACGTCGAGCTCCCGCGCGCACAGGAGCGGGACATCGAGACCCATCAGGCGCGCGGCGGCGGCCGGGAACTCGGCGTGGATGTCGTCGGTAGCCGTGAACACGATGCTCACGAGGTCGTCTGGGGCCAGGTCGTTGCGGTCGAGCAGCTCCCGGAGCAGGGTTTGGGTGCCGGAGACGACGTCCTCGCGGGAGTCGGCGTCGATCGTCGTGGCGCCGCGCACGGCGTAGACCCTGGACATGGCGGCACCCAGTCTACGGGTCCACGTCCGCGACCCCGCCGGCGGCGGAGAGGAGCGCATGGACGTCCCTCGGGTCCAGCGGCCGGACCTCCCCGGGGGCGAGACCGGTGAGGTCGATGCCGCCGATCGATGTCCGGACGAGCTCCACGACGGGCAGGCCGACGGCGTCGAGCAGCCTCCGGACGAGGCGGTTGCGCCCCTCGGCGACGGTGAGCACGACCACGCTGCGGCCGCTGGGGGCGGCCGTGACCCGGACGTCGGTCGCCGCCGCCGGTCCGTCCTCGAGCTCCACGCCTGCGGTGAGGCGGGCGACGTGGCGGGGTCCGGCCGAGCCGCGGACCGTCGCCACGTAGGTCTTGGTCACCCCGTACCGAGGGTGGGTCAGCCTGTTCGCGAACCCCCCGTCGTTCGTCAGGAGCAGGAGACCGCTCGTGTCCATGTCCAGACGCCCCACCGGGAAGACCCGAGGCTCGGCGGGGACGAGGGCGAGGACGGTCGGGCGTCCCTGGGGGTCCGAGGCCGTGGTGACGACGCCGGTCGGCTTGTGCAGCGCGTAGTAGACGAGGTCGGCTCCCGCCCTGACCGGCGCCCCGTCCACCCGGATGTCGTCGGTGTCCGGGTCCGCGCGGGAGCCGAGCTCCGCCTCCACCCCGTTGACGGTGACGCGTCCGGACGCGATCAGCTCCTCACAGGCCCGCCTGGACCCGAACCCCGCCCGCGCGAGGACCTTCTGCAGTCGTTCCGGCTCCACGCGGGCTACGCGTCGCCGTCGTCGAGCTGGAGCTGCTCGACGAAGTCGATCGGGCGCGGGGCGAGCGCGCGCTCTATCTCGGCCGCCACCTCGGGGTCGGGCGCGAACGAGGCCAGCGGCGGGAGCTCGGACACCGAAGCGAGACCGATCTTCTCCAGGAAGAGCGGGGTCGTGCCGTAGAGCGGGGCTCGACCCGGACCTGGGTCGCGGCCGACCTCGTCCACGAGCCCGCGCTCCTGCAGCGTCCGCAGCGCCGAGTCGACGTTCACCCCGCGGATGCGGGCGAGCTCCCCGCGGCTGATCGGCTGTCGGTAGGCGACGATCGAGAGCGTCTCGAGGGCGGCGCGGGAGAGCCTCCCGATCCGGGACCGGTTCGCGAAGTGGCCGACCGCCTCCGCGTGCTCCGCCCGCGTGTAGATCCGGTACCCGTCGCCGACCACCCGGACCTCCAGGCCCGACCCGCGGTCCTCGTAGAACCGGGCGAGCTCGTCGAGCATCGCCGCGACGTCGGCGGGGTCGGCGCCGAAGGCGGCCGCGATGTCCGAGGGCCGGACCGGCTCGGAGGTCGCGAACAGGATCGCCTCGCACAGCGCGGGGTTCAGGACGGTCAGCTGTCCGTTCTCGCTCATCGGGCTCCTCCAAGCGGTGTGATCTCGATATCGCCGAGGCGCTCGCTCTGACCGAGGGAGACCTCCCCGCGGGCTCCCATCTCGAGCATGGCCAGGAAGAGGGCGACGGCCCAGGCGAGCGACCGTCCGGACACGATGTCCCGGAACCGGGCCGGACCGCGCGCCAGGTGGACCTGCAGCTCGTCCGAGGCGGCCTGCGTCGAGACCTCGTCGGACACGAGCAGGGAGACGTCGATCGTCCGGACGTTGGCCCGGATCATCTCGACCAGGACCGCCCCCAACGTCCGGACCTGGATATCGCCCAGGACGGGCATCTGACGCAGGGCGGGGTCGTCGGGAGCCGGGACGGGCGGGAACCTCCTGTCCCCGACCGCGAGCAGCTCGCGGATCTGGTCGCCCGCCCCCTGGAACGTGCGGAGCTCGAGCAGGCGGGAGACGAGGACGTCGCGCTCCAGGTCCCCGGCGAACTCGGGGTCCTCCCCCGCGGGGACCGGCATCAGCGCCCTGGCCTTCAGCTGCAGCAGCGTCGCCGCGACCACGAGGAACTCCGTGGTCACCTCGAGATCGAGCTCGGTCATCTCCTGCAGGTGCGTGAGGTAGTCGTTCGTGAGCTGGGCGATCGGCACCTCGCACACGTCCACCCGGCGCTCGGAGATCAGCGAGAGCAGGAGCTGGAACGGCCCCTCGAACACCTCGAGCTTGATCTCGAACGTCACGCGGTGACCTTCTTCGTGTGCGGGAGGCCCATGGCGTCGCGCACCCGCTCCATCGTCTCGGTCGCGATGGGGCGCACCTTCGCCCGCCCCGCCGACAGGACCTCCTCCGCCATCCCCGGCTTGCTCGCGAGCTCGGCCCGGCGCTCGCGGAACGCGGCCAGCCTTTCGCCCAGCCGCTCGGCCAGGTCGTCCTTGTCCTGCACGCACCCGAGCTCTCCCGCCTGACACCCCCCCACCACCCGCGGTTCCTCGGCGGGGAAGAAGTCCCGCCACCAGCGCCAGACGTTGCAGACGAACGGGTCGCCGGGGTCGGTGCGCCGAACCTTGTTCGGGTCGGTCACGGCCGTCCGGACGACCTCCCGGATCCGCTCGGGCGGGTCGTCCAGCCAGATCACGTTCCCGTACGACTTGGACATCTTCCGCCCGTCGGGGCCGAGCACCTTGCGCGCCTCGGTGAGCATCGCCGCCGGCTCGGGGAACAGGTCGCCGTAGAGGCGGTTGAAGCGACGGACGATCTCCCGCGTGAGCTCGAGGTGGGGCAGCTGGTCCTCCCCGACCGGGACCGTCTCTCCCCCCACGATCGTGATGTCCGCGCACTGCAGCACCGGGTAGCCCACGAACCCGTACGTGGCGATCTCGCGTCCGTACAGTTCCCGGAGCTGCTCCTTGTAGGTCGGGTTGCGTTCGAGCCAGGAGAGCGGGGTGACCATCGAGAAGGCGAGCGCGAGCTCGGCCACCTCCGGGATGTCCGACTGCTTGTAGATGGTGGTCCGGAAGGGGTCGACCCCCGCGGCGATCCAGTCGAGGACGACGTCGCGCGTGTCCTGGGCGATCCGAGACGGGTCCTCGTAGTCGGTCGTCAGGGCATGCCAGTCCGCGATGAAGAAGTAGCAGTGGTGTGCGGCCTGCAGCTCGAGCATCGAGTCGATCGTGCCGAGGAGGTGGCCGAGGTGGAGCCGGCCGGTCGGCCGGTAGCCCGTGACGACGCGGGAGGTCATGTCTGACGAGGGTACCCGACCCCGCGGACGGCCCTAGAGCGGCAGGAGCCTGATCAGGAGACCCGAGATGTTCTGGACGAACCAGCCGATCAGGTCGAACGGGAAGTACGGGGGCCGCACGAGGTAGAGCAGGGCGAAGAGGAGGAGGAACCCGTACGGCTCGATCCGGTCCAGGAGCTGGACACCTCCCCTCCCTACGAAGGGCCGGATGAGCCGGGAGCCGTCCAGGGGCGGGATCGGGATCAGGTTGAAGGCGGCGAGCAGGACGTTCAGCTGGATCACCCGCAGGACGACCCCCAGCGGTCCGGGCCCGGTCAGCCGGAGCACGAACGCCGCGACGATGGCGATCAGCATGTTGGAGACGGGACCGGCCAGTGCCACGATCGCGAACCCGCGGTCTCCGTTGCGCAGCATGAACCGGTTGACGGGTACCGGTTTGGCGTACCCGAAGGCCGACCCCGTAGCCACGAAGAGGAAGAGCGGCAGGATCAACGACCCGACTATGTCGAGGTGCGCGATCGGGTTGAGGGTGATCCTCCCCTGCTGCTGCGCGGTCGGGTCTCCCAGGCGCAGCGCGACGATCGCGTGGGCGTTCTCGTGGATGACGAGGCTGCCCAGGATGATGGCCAGGACGACCAGGACCTCGGCGACGACCATCAGGGGACGTCCGGGGCGAACGAGGTCCCCGGGATCGTGTCCGGGTCCAGGTCGAGCAGCTCGGCGATCGTCGCGGCCACGTCGGCGAAGGTCTCCCGCTCCCCCACGCTCTGAGCAGGACCGCCGCTGCGCCAACCCGCGCCCGAGCAGGCGAGGACCGGGACGTACTCCCTGGTGTGGTCGGTGCCCGGGGTGGTCGGGTCGTTGCCGTGGTCGCCGGTGACGATCAGGACGTCGTCGTCGCCCAGCAGCTCGAGCACCATGCGGAGCCGGTCGTCCAGCTCGTGGAAGGCCACCGCCCATCCGTGGGGGTCGTTGCGATGCCCGTACTTCGAGTCGAGATCCCCCACGTTCGCGAGCGTGAGGCCGGGGGACCCCTCCCGGACCCGCTCGGCGAGCGCGAGCATCGCCTTCTCGTCGCGCCCGGGACCCGTCACGTCGTCGAACGGGTGGCCGGGGAACAGGTCGCGCACCTTCCCGATGCCCACCGTCCGGACCCCCGCGTGGAAGGCGAGCTCGAGCACCGACCCCCCCGGCAGGGGGACGGGGAAGTCACGGCGTCCGTGGTCGATCCGATGGAAGGCCCCGGGCGTCCCGGTGAACGGCCGCGCGATGATCCGGGCCACCGAGTCGCCCATCAGCATGCGGAGGAACTCGCACCAGCCGTAGAGCATGTCCGGGGGCGTGTGGTCGGTGTGGGCGGCGATCTGGAAGACGCTGTCGGCTGAGGTGTAGACGATCGGGCACCCGCTCAGCCAGGCCTGCTCCCCGAACCGCTCGAGCACCTCGGTCCCCGAGGCGACGACGTTGCCGAGAACCGGCATCCCTATGCTGTCCTCCAGCCGCGAGAGCACCTCGGCGGGGAACCCGTTCGGGTACGTCTCGAAGGGCCGCTCCGTGACGATGCCGACGAGCTCCCAGTGTCCGGTCATGCTGTCCTTGCCGGCGGACACCTCGGCCATGCGCCCGTACGCGCCCACGGGATCGGCTCCCAGGCCCGGACCCGGCTGCACCCGGCCCAGCCCCAGGCGGTCGATGTTCGGGACCCTCAGGTGGGTGCGCTCGGCCACGTGCAGGAGCGTGCTCGCGTCCTCGTCGCCGTACGCGGCCGCGTCGGGGAGGGCGCCGACCCCGAGGCCGTCGATGACGAGCAGGACGACGTGGGCGGCGCGGTCGATATCAGCCTCCGGCGGCCTGCTTGCAGGTGACGCAGAGCCGGGACTGGGGGCGCGCCTCCAGTCTCTCGATGGGGATCTCCTTGGCGCAGTTGGTGCAGACGCCGTACGTCCCGTCGTCGATCGCGCGCAGCGCTGCGTCGACCTCCTGCAGGGTCGCCATCAGCGCCTCGGCGAGCGAGAGCAGGTTGGCCTTCTCGGCGGTGGCCGCCCCCGAGTCTGCGAAGCCGTGCTCGAAGTCGACGTCCTTGGGCGAGCCGGTGTTCGGGTCGAAGCCCATGTCCTCGAGCTGCTGCACCAGCTCCCGGCGCTCGTCGATGAGGCGGCGCTGTATGTCGTCGAAGGTCCCGGTCATAGATCCTCCCCGCGCAGACCCTACGACCCGGCGGCCGGCCGCCGGCGCGTCCGGCCCCTGGGGTGCGCGGACTCGATCACGTCCTTGAGGGTGTCGCGGCTCACGAGTGTGTAGACCTGCGTCGTAGACAGCCTAGCGTGCCCGAGAGCCTCCTGGACAACGCGCACGTCCGCTCCGCCCTGCAGCAGGTGCGTCGCGAAAGAGTGGCGCAGGACGTGCGGGTGGACCCTCCGGTCGGGCAGGGCCCGGCCGGCGTACCGCTTCACGACCTTCCATGCGCTCTGCCGTGAGAGCCGGCTCCCGCGGGCGGAGACGAAGAGCGCGGCCGTCCCCCGCGACCGGGCGAGCAGGCTCGGCCTGCCCTGCACCAGGTAGCGTCCGACCGCGTCGGCGGCCGGGCCCCCGATGGGTACGACGCGCTCCTTCTCGCCCTTCCCGAGGGCGCGCAGGCTGCGGGAGTCGAGGTCGACGTCGTCGACGTCGAGCCCGACGAGCTCCGAGACCCGGAGCCCGGCCGCGTAGAGGAGCTCCAGCATGGCCCGGTCGCGCAGGTCGGCCGGCCGGCTCCCGTTCGCCGCCTCGATGATCGCGACTATGTCGGCCGTGGCCAGCGCCTTCGGGAGCGAGAGCCCGCGCTTGGGCCCGTCGACGAGCGCCGCCGGGTCGGAGTCGGCGAGCCCGTCCCGGATGCAGAACCGGTGGAAGTGGCGGACGGCGGCCAGCGCGCGATGGATGGTCGAGGCGGCCGCGCCGGCGTCCGCCCGGGCCTGCAGGACGGCGGCCACGTCGGCGGGACGCGCCTGCGAGGGCGTCCGGACCCCCTCCCCCGCCAGGTGGCGCAGGTACCGCAGGACCTCCCGCCTGTACGCCTCGACGGTCCGGGGTGAGGCTCCCCTCTCGACGCGCAGGTAGTCGACGAAGGAGTCGAGGGCTCGGCGCAGCCCGTCGGGCAGGGCCGACATCAGACCAGGGCGTCTATCGGCGTCGCCTCGAGGCCGTGCGCCTCGGCGACGCCCTCGTTCGTGATCGTCCCCTCGTAGACGTTGACCCCCCCGGACAGCGGACGGTGGGTTCGCAGCGCGCCGTGCAGCCCCTCGTTGGCGATCAGCTCGACGTAGGGCAGGGTCGCGTTGGTCAGGGCGTAGGTGGATGTGTGCGGGACGGCCCCCGGCACGTTGCCCACGCAGTAGTGGACGACCCCGTGCACCTCGTAGATCGGGTCGGAGTGGGTGGTGACCCGGGCCGTCTCGATGCACCCGCCCTGGTCGATCGAGAGGTCGACGAGGACCGAGCCCGGCTTCATCTCCTTCACCAGCGACTCGGGGACGACGATCGGAGCCTTGGCTCCCGGGACGAG harbors:
- a CDS encoding 3-phosphoshikimate 1-carboxyvinyltransferase; its protein translation is MTSLVVRGGVQLSGSVRPPGDKSISHRALMLAACAAGTSRVRGLGPGADIASTRECLGAWGVRAEADGAVDSPGIDAWEVPEVTLDCGNSGTTMRLLAGLAARRPYPSVLDGDVSLRRRPMDRVARPLRALGADVQLLSRDSHPPILVSGGDLRGAEVEMEVASAQVKSAVLLAGLGAEGETTVVERVPTRDHTERLLSWLGV
- a CDS encoding prephenate dehydrogenase, which gives rise to MAGRRVAVVGVGLIGGSLGLALRRIGATVVGVDRSAEALERARDLGAVDEAADLASAVAEADIVVIATPVGQIVPTVELVAASAQSGTVVTDVGSTKGPIVGGAEAILGPRLPFVGGHPMAGTEGEGVEAARADLFEGALWLLTPTERTDTDAFRTVNTLIGELGARTLALDPSAHDRLVALVSHLPYALATALASLAGRAGDERVFTAAAGTFRDVTRTAGSNPSIWRDILAANRDALLAELEAFWEELSDLRGALVDRDFDRLDGLLSRAREAKARFPAKGGRGPTRPITLDVPVQDRAGVLADVTTALGDAGINIEDLWMEHGPAAGAVRLVVDGEGAASRAEDALRARGHRVVRMGER
- the aroH gene encoding chorismate mutase gives rise to the protein MSRVYAVRGATTIDADSREDVVSGTQTLLRELLDRNDLAPDDLVSIVFTATDDIHAEFPAAAARLMGLDVPLLCARELDVTSSLAVPRCIRVLVHCYAERRPQPVYLNDASRLLDPPDPA
- a CDS encoding pseudouridine synthase, with protein sequence MEPERLQKVLARAGFGSRRACEELIASGRVTVNGVEAELGSRADPDTDDIRVDGAPVRAGADLVYYALHKPTGVVTTASDPQGRPTVLALVPAEPRVFPVGRLDMDTSGLLLLTNDGGFANRLTHPRYGVTKTYVATVRGSAGPRHVARLTAGVELEDGPAAATDVRVTAAPSGRSVVVLTVAEGRNRLVRRLLDAVGLPVVELVRTSIGGIDLTGLAPGEVRPLDPRDVHALLSAAGGVADVDP
- the scpB gene encoding SMC-Scp complex subunit ScpB; this encodes MSENGQLTVLNPALCEAILFATSEPVRPSDIAAAFGADPADVAAMLDELARFYEDRGSGLEVRVVGDGYRIYTRAEHAEAVGHFANRSRIGRLSRAALETLSIVAYRQPISRGELARIRGVNVDSALRTLQERGLVDEVGRDPGPGRAPLYGTTPLFLEKIGLASVSELPPLASFAPDPEVAAEIERALAPRPIDFVEQLQLDDGDA
- a CDS encoding segregation/condensation protein A, producing MTFEIKLEVFEGPFQLLLSLISERRVDVCEVPIAQLTNDYLTHLQEMTELDLEVTTEFLVVAATLLQLKARALMPVPAGEDPEFAGDLERDVLVSRLLELRTFQGAGDQIRELLAVGDRRFPPVPAPDDPALRQMPVLGDIQVRTLGAVLVEMIRANVRTIDVSLLVSDEVSTQAASDELQVHLARGPARFRDIVSGRSLAWAVALFLAMLEMGARGEVSLGQSERLGDIEITPLGGAR
- the trpS gene encoding tryptophan--tRNA ligase, with translation MTSRVVTGYRPTGRLHLGHLLGTIDSMLELQAAHHCYFFIADWHALTTDYEDPSRIAQDTRDVVLDWIAAGVDPFRTTIYKQSDIPEVAELALAFSMVTPLSWLERNPTYKEQLRELYGREIATYGFVGYPVLQCADITIVGGETVPVGEDQLPHLELTREIVRRFNRLYGDLFPEPAAMLTEARKVLGPDGRKMSKSYGNVIWLDDPPERIREVVRTAVTDPNKVRRTDPGDPFVCNVWRWWRDFFPAEEPRVVGGCQAGELGCVQDKDDLAERLGERLAAFRERRAELASKPGMAEEVLSAGRAKVRPIATETMERVRDAMGLPHTKKVTA
- a CDS encoding site-2 protease family protein yields the protein MVVAEVLVVLAIILGSLVIHENAHAIVALRLGDPTAQQQGRITLNPIAHLDIVGSLILPLFLFVATGSAFGYAKPVPVNRFMLRNGDRGFAIVALAGPVSNMLIAIVAAFVLRLTGPGPLGVVLRVIQLNVLLAAFNLIPIPPLDGSRLIRPFVGRGGVQLLDRIEPYGFLLLFALLYLVRPPYFPFDLIGWFVQNISGLLIRLLPL
- a CDS encoding phosphopentomutase, whose translation is MDRAAHVVLLVIDGLGVGALPDAAAYGDEDASTLLHVAERTHLRVPNIDRLGLGRVQPGPGLGADPVGAYGRMAEVSAGKDSMTGHWELVGIVTERPFETYPNGFPAEVLSRLEDSIGMPVLGNVVASGTEVLERFGEQAWLSGCPIVYTSADSVFQIAAHTDHTPPDMLYGWCEFLRMLMGDSVARIIARPFTGTPGAFHRIDHGRRDFPVPLPGGSVLELAFHAGVRTVGIGKVRDLFPGHPFDDVTGPGRDEKAMLALAERVREGSPGLTLANVGDLDSKYGHRNDPHGWAVAFHELDDRLRMVLELLGDDDVLIVTGDHGNDPTTPGTDHTREYVPVLACSGAGWRSGGPAQSVGERETFADVAATIAELLDLDPDTIPGTSFAPDVP
- a CDS encoding TraR/DksA C4-type zinc finger protein, whose translation is MTGTFDDIQRRLIDERRELVQQLEDMGFDPNTGSPKDVDFEHGFADSGAATAEKANLLSLAEALMATLQEVDAALRAIDDGTYGVCTNCAKEIPIERLEARPQSRLCVTCKQAAGG
- the xerD gene encoding site-specific tyrosine recombinase XerD; protein product: MSALPDGLRRALDSFVDYLRVERGASPRTVEAYRREVLRYLRHLAGEGVRTPSQARPADVAAVLQARADAGAAASTIHRALAAVRHFHRFCIRDGLADSDPAALVDGPKRGLSLPKALATADIVAIIEAANGSRPADLRDRAMLELLYAAGLRVSELVGLDVDDVDLDSRSLRALGKGEKERVVPIGGPAADAVGRYLVQGRPSLLARSRGTAALFVSARGSRLSRQSAWKVVKRYAGRALPDRRVHPHVLRHSFATHLLQGGADVRVVQEALGHARLSTTQVYTLVSRDTLKDVIESAHPRGRTRRRPAAGS